The region TTGATATTGTGCGAGACAGAAAAATCAGTCTGTGAAAAGGTAGGGGTTCGTCCCAGATCACCGCGCTTGGTCAGAATGATCTGCGCTATGTTGTTGATATTAACAAACGACGTTATCAGAGTTCCACTCTGTAAGGTCGTGAACACACCGAAATCGGTCGTGTTCGACTTCCACAGCCCAAGCTTCTCCCAACCTAAACTGTAACCGCCTGAGAACTTGAACACATGCGGTCGGTCCGTTGCGAGAAGTCCGTTGTCTGGTCCGCCAGCGGCAGTGAAACCTGCGTGCGGTTGGTCAAAATAACGGTTAACATTCGGGCTGAGACGGCCTTCTTCATCAGAACTGGCCAAGCCGCCATAGTTTCCGTAGAGACGGCTCCATGTGTAGTTTGCCTCAAACATGAAGTTATTGGAGTACGCTCTGTCAAATTTGAACTCAACTGCGTCGAAATCGCGTTGTGGTTTCGGAGCAAGCGTTCCAAATGCGTCAGCCTGTTCTTTATACAGACCTTCGCCTGGGTTGCCGATGATGTAGTATTCGCTACCCTCCGAATTAGGGAATCCGGCATCCTCGATCGCGTGAATAACCTGCTTTCGAGTATATCGGGCAGAAAAAGTGTAAAGTTTGAATAACTGGCGTTGAAACGTAAATGTGATTTCACGCTGAGTAAATGGTTTGATGTTTGGATCAATACCGCCAACCTCGGTTAGAGGGCCGCCGCTATTTGAGGAAACGCGGAAGTCCACGTCGCATCTAACACGTCCGATCACCGGAGTTACCGTATTCAAAGGACATGCGCCTCCCGGAACCGGGCCGCCACCAGCACCAAAGATCAGATCTCTACCACCCGCGGTTAACGAGGCCAAAGTATCCCCTGGGAATAATTCAAAAAAGACATCGTGGAATTCGTCACCACCGAAAGAGCCGCGAGGTAATTCCAACTTGAAGCGGTCAAAGAAAAGGCCGTAGAACGCCGAAACTTTCGTCTTACCATCGCTGGTAAGAGCATAAGCCGCTCCCAATCTCGGGGTTATCTTGTCGCTAAAGCTGAAGTTCATTCCGGGAAGGCCAGGAGCATAACTTGGGACATCTTCCTTTTCAGTTCTAAAGCCGAGATTCAATCTGAGCCTGCTGGTTACCTGCCATCCGTCTTGAAGATAAATAGCTGTGTTTGAGCTGGCGACATTGCCACGGGTTTTGAAGGTTGAAAGCCTAGCGGAACCAATAGCGCCGGGAGTGGTGGGAATTGACCTTCCGGAGTAGTTGCCGACCGTTGCAAGGCCGGTACTGCCCGAACGCAGAGTAATTTGATCGGTCGTTCCCTGAATAACGTCGTTAGCGATATTGCTGCGTGCAAAGCCGCCTTTCAGTTCATGACGTCCGCCTGCTTGGAAACTGTATGTCGCGTCAGCGTCATACTGATCGCGTGTCGTGACGTCAAATTCCGTGTTTGAAACCGCGATCACACCATTATCCTGGTTTGGGCTGGCGCGAACGCACCCAAAGCCGGCAGGATACTGAGCAGAGCTGAACGGAATGTTTGTACAGACGATTCTCGGCGGGCCAATGCTGGCAATACCGTACGCCCCTAGTTTCTCATTAAGGAAATAATGGCCGAGCCTACCGGTAATGATCAGGTTGCTGGTAGCGGTGTAGGTGCCTGATCCTGTGATGCTCATCGAGTTTTGACGACCGCCTCTGATGCTGTTAGCGGCGGCACTCTGGTAAGCATTATTGAGCTCCGTCGAGTAGCCGGGAAGAAGGCCGGTCTGAGTTACAGGATTCCAGCTAACTTTACCCATCAAGCCCAGTTTGTTGAACAAGCTGGCATCGAGACGTCCCGAAGCTGCTTCTGTTCGCTGCTTAAAGTTGTAAGTCTCGACTCGTCCGGTCGGAACGCGGTTGCCGTCCAAAAATACAAGTGTGCGGCTCTGGGTGAAAATTCTCGGCGAATAATTCCCCAAAAACCAGAGATTGTTCTTTAAGATAGGCCCTGAAACGCTGCCCGATGGGTTGGTTTCGTTGTATTGGGAATATCGGTTTGGGTACCACTCCGGTCCGCCGTTGCTGCCGGTGCGGAGAATTTGTGCTCCGATAGGTTCCAATTTTGAGCTTCGGAACTGAGTGCCGAATTCACCATGAAATTCTGGTCCGCCACCCTTCGTTGCGACAATGATCACGCCTCCGGTAGCTCCGCCATACTCGGCTTCAAATCCGCTCGACTTGACCTTAACTTCCTGAACCTGTGAAAAAGGGATGTTGCTGTTGGCATCGAGAACGCCGGTCCTAAGGTTTGTAACTTCCTGACCATCGATAATGAATGTGTTCTCAGATCCGCTAGCTCCGTCTATTTGGAACTGTCCTGATCGTGCTTCCGGCCTGGTCGACGCGGTGACCTTCAAGATGGACGAGAAGCCCGTGCCCTTTGGAAGCAGTTCCGCGGTACGCGCGGAAATTGAGGATTCGACATCTGAGCGTGTAGTGTCGATCGCTATCGCGTCATTATTTACAATTACGTCAATGTTCTGGGTTGCCGACATTGTCAGCGTCCTTGACGTTGTGCGGCCAAGGGCAATTTCTACATTGGTGAGTTTTTGTTCACCAAATCCCTGTTGAGCCGCAGCGGTAATGGTATAAGTTCCTGGCGGAATCTGGATTATGCGAACAAAACCTTCGTCGTTCGTCGTAACCGTCCTTCTGAAACCGGTTGTCGAGCCCGAGCTGCTGACCGTAATGGCAACACCCGGAACCACGGCTTCGGCCTGGTCCTTGGTTGTAATTTCTAAACCTCCCGTAGTTTCCTGTCCGAACGAAACAATCGCGAACAAGGCCACGAAAAGGAGCGAAGTCAATACAAAACGTAAATCCCTTTTCATTAGATCCTCCTAAAAATCTTTCTACAAAATTTCTTCTTCTTGCAGTATGGAAAAATGCGAAAAAATAACAGGCTTTTGCCAATATTATTATCGGATTTTGCCGCTGGGTAGAGGTGCTGCAAACTTATACCCTTTAGAGGCAAGTTTTGTGCCTGTCTCTGGCTACGGCGTAGATGTTGCAAATAAAGCATTTAGCGGCACTATGGCGCCCTAAATGTATCGCAAGTCTCCAAATTTATGAATTTCCAAACTAGAAAGATGAATATACCAATTTCAGGTAGGGAAATCAATTCATTGAGCGGCGAAGGAGTCATTTCCAGTGGGCCGATGCAGATGCCGAGTGTCGTTGATCGCAAGTACGCGAATATTTCGCGGCCCACGGAGCTCAAAGCGGTTGATGCCGCAGTTGGAAGTGACGATCCAAGGGGTTTGTTTCGTCTCGCGGTTTATCGCCCCAAGTAGATTGAGAGTAAGGAAACAGATTGCTCCGGTGTGGGAAAAAATGGCGATTTTCTCGCCCGGATTTGACCGCACTATTTCATTAAACTTTGCCATGAGCCTGCGAAGCAACTGACGATAACTTTCTCCGCCGGTGATGACGTGATGCACTGTGCGGTTTACAAGTGCGTAGTAATCTTTTGGAAAGGTTTGTTTTGATTCGTCAAATGTTAAACCTTCGAGCACGCCGACGTGGCGTTCGCGAAAGGCCTCAGACGGGTTGACCGGCAGACCGAGCAGTTTTCCAAGCGGTTCGGCAGTCTGCATTGCCCGAAGCAGATCGCTCGAATAGATGACGCTGATGCCCTCTTTTGCAAGCACTTTCGCCGTCTTTTCAGCTTGTTCCCGCCCAAGATCAGAAAGCGGCGTCGGCCCATGCCCACCAAAACGCCCCTCAGCATTTCCGGCAGATTGGCCGTGGCGTATGAGATAGAGACGTGTGGGTTGTGGCATAGAGTCAGGTCCGATTTTCAATAACTAAGCAGCAATTGCCTCAGCCTTTAGTTTTTCGGTTTGAAAATGGGTTCGTAGAGCGTCTATAAATTCGTCGAGCTGGCCGTCGAGTACTAGGTCGAGTTGGTGGACGGTCATGCCGATTCGGTGGTCCGAGACGCGATTTTCTTTGAAATTGTAGGTTCGTATCTTTTCCGAGCGGTCGCCGCTACCGACCATCGATTTGCGTTCGGCGGAAAGCTCATCGTGCTGCTTTTGTTCTTCAAGCTCCTGCAAACGAGCTCGAAGCACACGCATGGCCTTTTCGCGGTTCTTTATCTGCGATTTTTCGTCCTGCATCGAAACGACCACATTTGTCGGCAAGTGCGTGATGCGAACGGCAGAATATGTTGTATTTACCGATTGTCCGCCGGGACCGGAAGAGCAAAAAGTGTCGATTCGCAGGTCGTTTTGATCGATTTGAATATCAACTTCTTCGGCTTCGGGCAGAACGGCAACTGTGATCGCCGACGTGTGAATTCGCCCGCTCGATTCGGTCTGCGGCACGCGCTGGACACGGTGAACGCCCGATTCGAAACGCATTTTCGAGTAAACGTTGTCGCCCTCGATCACGGCGGTCGCGTCTTTTATGCCGCCAACGCCGGTGTCGGACATTTCGAGAATGTCCATTTTCCAGCCTTGGCGCTCAGCGTAACGGGCATACATACGCAAGATTTCAGCAGCAAAAAGCGTCGCTTCGTCGCCGCCTGTTCCGGCGCGAACCTCTAGAATTACGTTCTTCTCGTCGTTCGGATCTTTTGGCAGAAGCAGAACTTTCAGTTCTTCCTCGGCATCGGGCAGTTTTTCTTCGATCTCCATGATCTCAAGCGTCGCCATCTCACGCATTTCGTCGTCGTCAGTCGCATCAAGAAGGTCTTTTGCACCTTTTAGAGCCTCCTGCATCTTGCGGACCTCGCGATATTTTTCGACTACCTCGCCAAGGCTGCGATGCTGTTTCATCAACTTCGCATACACCGACATATCCGACATAAACTCAGGCTGTGATATCTGCGCCGTCAGCTCGTCGTAGCTTTTCTCAATTTGTGCAAGTTTCTCAAACATATAAATCGTTTCACCACAGAGAACACAGAGGAAAAAGAAAGCTATTTATTATCTCTGTGATCTCTGTGCCCTCTGTGGTTAAATTTCTTTAGGCCGAAACTGGCTCCAATTTGAGCGATTCGTCCAGTGCTTTGATCGCGACTTCGAGCTGCTCTTTGTCGGGTTCCTGGGTTGTGATATTTTGTAACCAAAGGCCCGGCATCGTCATGAACTTAAAGATCGCGCTCGATTCTTTTTTAGCGGCGTAGCGAATGACCTCATACGAAAGTCCCGCGACGAGCGGCATCAGAGCGATACGGACCAAAAGGTTCATCCACATCGCCTCGAAATTTATCACCGAAAAAAGAACTATAGCGACAAGCATCACGACCATCAGGAACGAAGTGCCGCACCGTGGATGCTGGCGTTTTTGAAGAGTTGCGTTGTCGGGAGTCAGTTCGAGGCCTTTCTCCCAAGTAAATACAGTCTTGTGCTCGGCACCGTGATATTCGAACACGCGGCGGATGTCTTTCAAATACGACATCGAAAATATCATAATAATGAAAAACACCATGCGAATAATGCCGTCTATCAGGTTGAATAATACCCACGTGCCCAGCGAGTCGAGTTTGATCCGCCAGACATATGCCATTACAGTGTCAAACCAACCGGCACCCGCTGCCAACGTCGGTGCTCCGGCCCATCCGAGGCTTATGAACAGGAGATTTGTCAGAATCAGCGGAGCCACGATAAACAGCAGAATATTAAATCCAAGTGCAAAGATTATTGAACCGACCGCAGTTGCAGATTGTCCTGCGGCCTTCGCTTTTGATGGCTGCTTATCCTTTTCCGGCATGATGACCTTTACCGGTGCTTTAAGAAAATTGTCGTCCGTCGTGCCATCGGCAAGCACAGCCTGAACCTCTCCGGCCTTTGCTTTTTCAAGCTCTTCTTTTGCAGTTAGATCTTCTTCGTATATCTTTGCCGAAAAATTCAATGCCTTGACCCCGAGCGCCATCGATTGGATGAGCGTTGCTCCGCCGCGAAGTACGGGCGTGTTGAGCCACTTATATTTATCGCTCCATTTCGGCAGCTTTTCGGCGGTCGAGACGATGGTGCCGTCCTGTTTGCGGCAAGCGATCGCGTACGCCGACGGTGTGCGCATCATTACGCCTTCCATAACGGCCTGTCCGCCGACGATCAGGTCGCGTTCGAGGGCAAATATTGTATGGAGAAATCTAAGTTTTCGTGCTGTCGATCTACTATTCATAGTGCTTTATTAGATAGTATTTGGGCCAAAATAGATGGTAATCAAAAATCAAAAATCTAAAATCCAAAATAAAAAAGACGCCAACCTTATTTTACCTTTCGCGGGCGTGAATTAACACACTTTTAGCGATCGGCGCTTTCGGGTCGGCGTCGGATTTTATTTGCTAATATCTGTCAGTAAGTAAACTCAATCGATCAAATACCTTATTCTGCGGCCTCAACGACGGCTGCTCCGCGTGCATAACGCTTGTTAAAGCGGTCAACGCGTCCGGCCGTATCGACTAATTTCTGCTTGCCGGTGAAAAACGGATGACATGCAGAGCAAATTTCTATATTCAGGTCCTGGCCCATAGTGGAACGCGTCTTAAACGTGCTCCCGCAGGCACAGATGACTGATATTTCGTTATAATTCGGATGTATTTCTGGTTTCATAATCTCACTTCCTTCGCCGTATATAAGCGATATGCGATAAACCGCAAACTTACATATTACGCCTAAACACTCATTTGGTCAATCTCTGGCGTGTTCCCGGCGGGAGATGCAAGCGGTATGGTTTGAAACCCTTGTGTTTTGGGCGTCTCTGAGATGTTTCTCAATATTCGCGTCGGGACAGGTGGTTCGGGAGGTTTGGGCGAAATTTTTGGCCTTTTTACAATCTTAAGCTTATAACTACTGTTTATTCAATGATTTACGGGAAATAAGCTCCAAAAAGCCATCGGAGACCCCCAAAAAAGCCACCTTTAGACCCCAAAAAGCCATCGGAGACCGCCAAAAAGCCATCGATGGAGAGCGTCATTTTGCGACAATTTGGCAATGACCAGTTTCAAGCCGCAACGCCAGCGTCGCTGACGTTTTGGAATCCACCAACGCTCATCTCATCAACGGATCTCACTGTTTTTGCCGCTTCAGCTAAATCGTCTTCGTCCACTGACCTCAAGGTTTCTGCCGAATCAGTTTCATTGACTTCGTCAGAAATTTCGGCAGTATTTTGAGTTGATCTCTGTATTAATTTTTTTTGCGACTTTATTGGAAGAAGTTTCCCGCAAAGACGCAAAGACGCAAAGAAGAGAAACAAGCTGTCAGCTAAAGTACTAATTAAAATGTCTAGGAGTCCAGCCGTTGACGATCTGCAATATTCTAGCCAGTCAAGACATTTTTGACGAGCGACGGAGCGGCTGAGTCCAAACGGAGATCGTTTGTCCAGAATTCATCGCAGTTGAGATGCAGAGCCGTTGCCAGGTGAAGAGCGTCGGGAGTTTTTAAAGAAGTGAAATCCGCACGTAGTTGAGCCGCTTTGCGAAAGACCTCACTAGTCATCGGCAAAATATCCACCATGCGAAACCAATTTTCAAACTTATCTATCAAGGCTTGATTGTGCTCGCGTAGGGGAACTACCAAACATTCCAACTGGGTCAACGGCGATATACAAATCCTTGAGTCCGCTCTTGTTGCCAACGCACTTTCAAGTTTGGTAGCAAATGCAATGTTTTCCTCAACCAGATAGATCGCCAAACACGAATCCAGAAAGATCGAAGATTCCGCTAATCCCATGAGTTGCGATTTTCCTCAATTTGAGCTTCCATTTCTTCTGGGCTTCGACGCGCCTCGACGGGTAAACGGTTACTACGCAGAAAGTCCAGCACCGCCGTGACATTTCCTGACTTTGTCCCGTTGCCGTTTTCCAACACTGTTACCAAAGCCCTCGACGTGGTCTTCACCTCGATCGGTTCGAGCAAGGTGATCGATCCATCAGGTTTTATTTCCGCCTCAACTGTTTGCAACATCTTTTTTGCCTCCAAATTAGTGTAGCACAGGCGCTTTAAGTCGCCAGAAGGCTTTGCTTAGTCAAATGATCAGTGCTAATTTCTCAATTTTCACTACGTTTTGCAATTAGAAATAGATGGTATATAGTGAAGGTGTTTTTTAGTAGTTACATGTTGTTTCGCCCCCACGGAACCTGCTGTTATTTAGCTTCTTCCCCCGGACGAGTTATCCCAGACCTCGAGTCCACACTCGAGCCTAAACAAAAAGGGTGTCAAAAAAAATGAAAAACTCACACGCACACATTTCAAAAATGTTGTTTGCAATAGCCATCACCTGTTTAACATGGTTTACCCCCCCGTTAACGCTCAAATAGGTCCTAGTCCTAATGCAACTAGTACTCCCAATTACGGCATTTACGGAACTGCACCGACTCCAGCCGGTACGCCTTGGACATGCGGAACACCAGCGTATGCAAATCTCCAAGATTACCCAGAAGTTGAGGGCGGGTTGAATTACACTTTGCCACTCAACGGCTCAGGTAACTTTAATTTCTATTACAATTCCGACGGAACCGGTTTTCTGTCTGGCGGCGGTTACAGAGTGGGTTACTTGAATTCCAGCGGAGCGAGTTGCTACGGAAGTGGCGACATTGTAACGTATAGTCCTAATAGCAACCACACAAACGGAGTTCAGGTTCGCCCTTTCAATAGTCCCCCTTCCATTCCGTATGGGGTTCATGGATTTGTTCTGGCGAAAATACCAGGCGGAGGAGGCTCTACTACCCCACTGGCAAATGCAACTGCGTCCCTCGCTAATTTTGATACCCCCGGACTATATTTTTGGAAAGAGAAAACAAATGGTATTGGGTACGTTTCAATTTATTATTCTAGTGACAATCCAGACGAATTTCTGCCTTACGGTTCTGTCTATGATCTAAAAATTTCAGGCATTATGTCGTTTGGCTCAACCAAATGCACTTTCATCTGGAATCCAGGAAGCTACGACATAATATGGGTTCCTGCCGGTGGTTATTTACACGACTACGATTTCGGCACCATAACCATTACATCGTCAAGTACCGGCTGTGCGCCATGACCAAGCCACGGGGAGCAGTGTTCATGCGAAGAAGGGTGCGAAACTAAGTGATTGGCAAACGTCATAAACGGAAAAGGGAGTTGTTGTAGTATGTTTGCAAGATGTAGACAGGTGATTTTTATCATTGTGTGGATTGGAACGTTTTGTTTTTCTTCTAGTATCTGTATCGGTAAAGAAGGTTTAAATGAGACTGTATTCACGAGCGGAACATCGGCAGTTTATACCTGGCATCAAACAGCAATTGCCGATTGGCAATTACCCTCAAGTTGGACGCCGGAACGAACAAATCCGGCGTCCGACGATATTCTAGTGTTCAATGCCAGTGGATTAACGACGGCGACAAACATTCCGACACAGACAATAGGTCAACTTACTGTTTCCGGCAATACTACTGTGAATTTTCAGTCTTCGAAGGTGACTGTTTTGACCATGATTGGCGCCAACGGTCTCGATTTGGCTGTTGAGCAAAACTCAGCTCTCAATTTCAACGGCTCAAGTGCGATTACCTTAAATCTCACTATCGGAGCTACAGCGGTTATTAGTGGTTCCATGACGTTTTCGTCATCAGGTGCGGTTAATCACAGGTTATTAGCCCTTAGCGAAGGCTCGGTGACGTTTGGCGAGGGGGCCGTCTTTACAGCGGAAGCAGGTTTTGCAGGCAATCCATTTGGAACTACTAATTTGAATTCTGTAACTTTTGACTCCGGTTCCACTTATATATGCATCTCAGGAAGTGATCCGTTTGGAGCTCCGGAGCCTAACTCAGTAGTTGCGTTTAAGGAAGGCAGTCTGTTTAGTCTTCAGGGAGATATTGTTCCTTCATTTTCTGGACGTTCCTATGCAAATTTTGAGATGAATTATTCTCCGGGCTACATTTTTGTGTACGGTTCCAGTGCCTGGACGGTGGACAACCTGACGATTAAGGCCGGAAAACTGGCCCCGAGTCTAACCGGAACACCCGGTCATTCGATCAAGGGAGATATCACGGTGATGCAGGGTTCCCGGTTGGAGTTTCAGGCTCCCTTTCCCGGAGTAACCATAAACCTGAATGGGCCCGCTCATCAAACCTTATCTAATTTTGGGGTCGTTGCTGTGATTCCGGGCAATACACTTGCTATCGACAATCCGGTTGGAGTGACAGTAACTACTGGGTGGATCGCTTGGAATTTAAAACTTATCAACGGTATTGTTACCATCGTCAATCCAGAGCCGATGTTTCAATTCCGTGTGCCAGGTACCGTAACTAGGGTAAATGGTTATATTGACGGCTACCTTTTGCGAGATGTTAATTTGAATGAGGCATTTACGTTCGACGTAGGAACCGCAAACGGCTATTCACCCATAACGGTAGACGTAACGGCCGGCCATGATTTTCCTTTGGGCATGGCGGTTAAGGCAGTTGAAACCGCTCAGCCGAATATGAATGATCCAACCAAGGCTCTTTCGAGGCATTGGCAAGTTTACGGACATCCCTTTATTGATTCTGCAAATATTACTTTTAGCTATCTTGATCCGACTGATATTCCTAAGACCGCAAACGAATCGAACTTTGTAATCCAAAGATACAGGAATGGTTTTACATCGCCCGCAGGAGTAATCGACACTCAGGCAAATTCTTACCGACTCACAGGTCTGAATGACTTTTTGCCCATCACAGACTGGACGCTTGCGGAACCAGGTGCGATTGGCGGAACGCCGACTGCGACGGCAACTCCGACAAGTACGCCAACGAATACGCCGGCGGAAACAGCGACGAGTACGCCAACGCCGACCACAACCAACACGCCGTTGGGGCGAGCGGCTTTTGATTACGACGCTGATGGTAAGACTGATAATTCGGTATTCAGGCCTTCGACGGGAGCGTGGTATCTGAATCAAACGCAAGCGGGGCTTTATGGGACTTTGTTTGGGTTTGGGTCGGATAGGATCGTTCCGGCGGATTATGATGGGGATGGGAAGACTGATATTGCTGTTTACAGGCCTTCGACGGGGATTTGGTATGTGTTCAACAGCGGCAGTGGAACGGTCGAGTATCATGTCTTTGGCCTTGAGGAAGACCTGCCGACGCCGGCGGATTACGATGAGGACGGCAAGGCGGATATTTCTGTGTTCCGGCCTTCGACGGGGACTTGGTATCGGCAGAATAGTTCGGATGGTTCTTACACTGGAATTCAGTTCGGAGCCTCCGAAGACAAACCGACAGTCGGAGACTTTGACGGTGATGGGAAATCGGACATTGCCGTGTTCAGGCCTTCGACCGGAGCTTGGTATCGGATAAACAGCGGCGACGGCTCGATCTACGGAGAGTTGTTCGGGTTTGGAACAGACGTTATCACTCCCGCAGACTACGACGGCGATGGCAAGACCGACCTCGCGGCCTATCGCCCGACTGACGGCATTTGGTATTTGAAATATAGCTCGAATTCAGTCTACGACTACAAGGTGTTTGGGCTGGCTAACGACATACCTGCACCGGGCGACTTTGACGGCGACGGTAAGGCTGACATCTCCGTCTTCCGACCTTCAGAAGGTAACTGGTATCGGCAGAACAGCTCGAACGGAGCGTTTATCGCATTCCAGTTCGGGGCCAATGGAGACAAGCCGACGATGACGGCTTTCAGATACTAAAATGCAAAAGCCCGCACGTTTGTAAGATTCGGTACATTCGATATTGAGTGTATCGCCCTTACTGACGTGCGGGCTTTTGCATCTGGCTTAGCCAACGTCATGCAAACGTAAAAAAGCCCGTCAGGCGATTGCGTGACGGGCTGGATACGAAGAAACTGAGTTCTTACTGACTATACCTTACTTGCTCGGTGCAGCCTGAACTGCTTCGGGGCGTGAAAGGCCAGGTGACTGGAAGATAACCGGCTGTGTCTGGGTGTCCGCTGGTGGATTCGGATTCGAATTTGAAGGCGGATTGCCGAGAGGCACAGGCTGGATGATCGTTCCACTAGGGCGAACGGTATTCTGCGATGGTGTCGCATAGTCCGGTCGGGAAATGCGTGGCGTAATAAAGAATAGTATCTCGTTAGTATTACGCTGAACGCCTTTACGCTTGAAGAGATTTCCGAGGATAGGAATGCCGCCCAATCCGGGTGTGCGGTCCTGGCTTTCTCGTTCATCGTCAAACAAAACACCGCCGACAACTGTCGTTCCGCCGTCGGGCACGGTGACTTCGGTCTTCATGCTCTGAGTGTTGATGGCAGGAGCCACGCCTCCGATAATGTTGGATGTTGAGCTGTTTTCTGCAACTACGCTGAGAATAATCATTCCCGTATCTGTAATCTGTGGGGTGATCGAGAGACGCAGCGGAACATCAACATAGGTTGTTGTTGCGATAATTGCGCCGCCGACCGTACTGCCCGGCTGAATTGTTGTGACTGGGATCTTTGTGCCGCTCTTTATCTCTGCGGCACGGTTATTAAGTGTCGTAATTCTTGGCGAGGCTATAATCTTTGCTTGTCCTTTCTGCTCACCAAGCGTGATAAGTGAACTCAGCGTGGCTGTGCCAAAAATGCCGGTCGTCAAACCAATTACGGTATTAGGTATGCTCGAGAGCAAACTATTGTTTGCGGGGTTCAATGGTAGACCAGAACCCGCTGGCAAACCATTGAGGGTCTTGACGGGAGGTATTCCCGGACCTGTACCCTGATTTGGGGGCAGGGTTCCACCCTGAATACCGCTGCCGTTCGCACCGTTTAACATAGCGAACATCTGAACGCCGATATCACGACTGAAGTTTCGCGAGGCAACAACGATGCGTGCTTCAATCTCGACCTGAGGTTCAGGCTGATCGAGGTATGCAACGAGCTGCCTTACAGCATCGAGATTTTCTCTTACATCGGTAACGATGAGAGTATTGGAGCGTTGATCGACCTCGATCGATCCGCGCCGCGACATACGTTTCTGAATTATGCCTAAAAGGCCCGAATCAGCACTGCTTGTAAAACCTTTCCCATCCGACTGCTTCGATCCATTCAATACTGAATTGACATCACCGTAAAGAGTCGCAACAGGGCTGCTAGAGTTAGTTCCTGCAGTAAGCTCATTTGCGGTACCGGCTACGTCCTGCAATTTTCCTTCTGCCCGTGCGTAATTCAAGCGAATGAACTCGGTGTAGAGCGGGGAATTATCCAGTTGGCCGTCACGGACCTTGAGCAAAACTGCTTGTTCGCTTGCGAGCGTGCCGGAATCAGCAACTCTAAGGATGCTGCCGTTGACCTGAACAGCCAAGCCTTGTGATCGGAGTACCGAGTCAAGGGCAACATTCCAGGGTACTTCGTTGACCTTAACTGTTACCGGT is a window of Chloracidobacterium sp. DNA encoding:
- a CDS encoding VCBS repeat-containing protein, translating into MFARCRQVIFIIVWIGTFCFSSSICIGKEGLNETVFTSGTSAVYTWHQTAIADWQLPSSWTPERTNPASDDILVFNASGLTTATNIPTQTIGQLTVSGNTTVNFQSSKVTVLTMIGANGLDLAVEQNSALNFNGSSAITLNLTIGATAVISGSMTFSSSGAVNHRLLALSEGSVTFGEGAVFTAEAGFAGNPFGTTNLNSVTFDSGSTYICISGSDPFGAPEPNSVVAFKEGSLFSLQGDIVPSFSGRSYANFEMNYSPGYIFVYGSSAWTVDNLTIKAGKLAPSLTGTPGHSIKGDITVMQGSRLEFQAPFPGVTINLNGPAHQTLSNFGVVAVIPGNTLAIDNPVGVTVTTGWIAWNLKLINGIVTIVNPEPMFQFRVPGTVTRVNGYIDGYLLRDVNLNEAFTFDVGTANGYSPITVDVTAGHDFPLGMAVKAVETAQPNMNDPTKALSRHWQVYGHPFIDSANITFSYLDPTDIPKTANESNFVIQRYRNGFTSPAGVIDTQANSYRLTGLNDFLPITDWTLAEPGAIGGTPTATATPTSTPTNTPAETATSTPTPTTTNTPLGRAAFDYDADGKTDNSVFRPSTGAWYLNQTQAGLYGTLFGFGSDRIVPADYDGDGKTDIAVYRPSTGIWYVFNSGSGTVEYHVFGLEEDLPTPADYDEDGKADISVFRPSTGTWYRQNSSDGSYTGIQFGASEDKPTVGDFDGDGKSDIAVFRPSTGAWYRINSGDGSIYGELFGFGTDVITPADYDGDGKTDLAAYRPTDGIWYLKYSSNSVYDYKVFGLANDIPAPGDFDGDGKADISVFRPSEGNWYRQNSSNGAFIAFQFGANGDKPTMTAFRY
- the pilQ gene encoding type IV pilus secretin PilQ, with protein sequence MNSLSKLGETVRKIVIALGLLSTLTVAIAAQKVVEPQSQGKMYGEPGFRGEAINLNVVNADVRDILSYITDQYGINFVIDKSVRDVPVTVKVNEVPWNVALDSVLRSQGLAVQVNGSILRVADSGTLASEQAVLLKVRDGQLDNSPLYTEFIRLNYARAEGKLQDVAGTANELTAGTNSSSPVATLYGDVNSVLNGSKQSDGKGFTSSADSGLLGIIQKRMSRRGSIEVDQRSNTLIVTDVRENLDAVRQLVAYLDQPEPQVEIEARIVVASRNFSRDIGVQMFAMLNGANGSGIQGGTLPPNQGTGPGIPPVKTLNGLPAGSGLPLNPANNSLLSSIPNTVIGLTTGIFGTATLSSLITLGEQKGQAKIIASPRITTLNNRAAEIKSGTKIPVTTIQPGSTVGGAIIATTTYVDVPLRLSITPQITDTGMIILSVVAENSSTSNIIGGVAPAINTQSMKTEVTVPDGGTTVVGGVLFDDERESQDRTPGLGGIPILGNLFKRKGVQRNTNEILFFITPRISRPDYATPSQNTVRPSGTIIQPVPLGNPPSNSNPNPPADTQTQPVIFQSPGLSRPEAVQAAPSK